In the Pseudomonas sp. DTU_2021_1001937_2_SI_NGA_ILE_001 genome, one interval contains:
- a CDS encoding NUDIX hydrolase: MRERQSARLLVANPANEVLLFHFRHTDDALAGQSHWATPGGGLEVGESFEAAAIRELFEETGIRVDSVEAPVGFRRFPMMLPSGEQVISVERYYLVRVTDKTLCRDGWTPHEQQVMAEHRWWSVSELRATAEQVWPETLIQMLEAASCNVS; the protein is encoded by the coding sequence ATGCGTGAAAGACAATCGGCGCGGCTGCTGGTGGCTAATCCGGCCAACGAGGTGCTGCTGTTTCACTTCCGCCACACCGACGATGCACTGGCCGGGCAGAGCCATTGGGCCACGCCGGGTGGTGGTTTGGAGGTGGGTGAGAGCTTCGAAGCGGCGGCCATTCGCGAGCTGTTCGAGGAAACCGGTATCCGCGTCGACAGCGTTGAGGCGCCGGTAGGGTTCAGGCGGTTTCCGATGATGCTGCCCAGTGGCGAGCAGGTGATTTCGGTCGAGCGGTATTACCTTGTGCGGGTGACGGACAAGACGCTGTGCCGTGACGGTTGGACCCCGCATGAGCAGCAGGTGATGGCCGAGCATCGCTGGTGGTCGGTGTCAGAACTGCGTGCCACGGCGGAGCAGGTGTGGCCGGAAACCCTGATCCAGATGCTTGAGGCAGCGTCATGCAACGTATCGTGA
- a CDS encoding CPBP family intramembrane glutamic endopeptidase, with protein sequence MDALLVYFGRLIPALALFTAWLALTPRTQTSHRLLVLIIAFMFTRDLMTPSGLWSLGGAEPLRFHHDPGVLAALGLASLGVIALLARLLPEYWRSVVGFKGPRLGGIVMGIAAGCVMGLPLRLYLGLEVGSLTWLAGFALLALGGNALEEVLFRGMLQGSLEQQMGLCKAALGSAVAFSACHAYLAFVLTDIGWPILLFTFIEGLLCAFVRLKHGTVPAIATHAVIIGLLGAPLG encoded by the coding sequence ATGGACGCCTTGCTGGTTTACTTCGGACGCCTTATCCCGGCCCTCGCTCTGTTCACGGCGTGGCTGGCTCTGACGCCACGTACGCAGACCAGTCATCGCCTGCTGGTCCTGATCATCGCCTTCATGTTCACCCGCGACCTGATGACCCCCAGTGGCTTATGGTCGCTCGGCGGTGCCGAACCGCTGCGTTTTCATCACGATCCTGGGGTACTGGCAGCGCTGGGCCTGGCTTCTCTGGGCGTGATCGCGCTGTTGGCGCGGTTGCTCCCGGAATACTGGCGGTCAGTAGTCGGCTTCAAGGGGCCTCGCCTGGGTGGCATCGTAATGGGCATTGCCGCAGGCTGCGTCATGGGCCTGCCCTTGCGGCTGTATCTGGGGCTGGAGGTCGGCTCGTTGACCTGGCTGGCGGGTTTCGCGCTACTGGCACTGGGCGGCAATGCCCTGGAGGAAGTGCTGTTTCGCGGCATGCTGCAAGGATCTCTGGAACAGCAAATGGGCCTTTGCAAGGCAGCACTGGGCAGCGCCGTCGCCTTCAGCGCCTGCCATGCCTACCTCGCCTTCGTGCTCACCGACATCGGCTGGCCGATCCTGCTGTTCACCTTCATCGAAGGCCTTCTGTGCGCCTTCGTTCGCCTCAAACACGGCACGGTGCCGGCGATTGCCACGCATGCCGTGATCATCGGCCTGCTGGGCGCGCCACTCGGGTGA